In Paeniglutamicibacter kerguelensis, one genomic interval encodes:
- the atpD gene encoding F0F1 ATP synthase subunit beta — MTAQLNEQGTAATTGATGRIARVIGPVVDVEFPADSLPAIYNALSAEITLNGETKTITFETSQHLGDSMVRAIALQATDGLVRGTSVLDSGAPISVPVGDGVKGHIFNVLGEPLDVPASEIQVSERWPIHRKPPAFASLEGSTEMLETGIKSIDLLTPYIKGGKIGLFGGAGVGKTVLIQEMITRVARNFGGTSVFAGVGERTREGNDLWVEMEEANVLKDTALVFGQMDEPPGTRLRVALSALTMAEYFRDVQNQDVLLFIDNIFRFTQAGSEVSTLLGRMPSAVGYQPNLADEMGLLQERITSTKGHSITSMQAVYVPADDYTDPAPAATFAHLDATTELSREIASRGLYPAIDPLTSTSRILDPQYVGHDHYNTAVRVKQILQKNKELQDIIAILGVDELSEEDKIVVSRARRIQQFLSQNTYTAKQFTGVEGSTVSIKDTIEGFNAICNGDVDHIAEQAFFNIGGMDDVERQWAKIQESTK; from the coding sequence CTGCCTGCCATTTACAACGCTCTTTCCGCTGAGATCACCCTCAACGGCGAGACCAAGACCATCACCTTCGAAACCAGCCAGCACCTCGGTGACTCAATGGTTCGTGCGATCGCCCTGCAGGCCACCGACGGACTTGTCCGCGGTACCTCGGTGCTCGACTCGGGTGCCCCGATCTCCGTGCCAGTAGGCGACGGCGTCAAGGGTCACATCTTCAACGTCCTGGGCGAGCCCCTGGACGTTCCTGCCTCGGAAATCCAGGTTTCCGAGCGCTGGCCGATCCACCGCAAGCCTCCGGCATTCGCGAGCCTCGAAGGCTCGACCGAAATGCTGGAAACCGGCATCAAGTCGATCGACCTTTTGACCCCTTACATCAAGGGTGGCAAGATCGGCCTGTTCGGTGGCGCCGGTGTTGGTAAGACCGTGCTGATCCAGGAAATGATCACCCGTGTTGCACGTAACTTCGGTGGTACCTCGGTATTCGCCGGTGTTGGCGAGCGCACCCGTGAAGGTAACGACCTCTGGGTCGAAATGGAAGAAGCCAATGTTCTGAAGGACACCGCCTTGGTGTTCGGCCAGATGGATGAGCCGCCAGGAACGCGTTTGCGCGTGGCACTGTCCGCTCTGACCATGGCGGAGTACTTCCGCGATGTCCAGAACCAGGACGTTCTGCTCTTCATCGACAACATCTTCCGCTTCACCCAGGCCGGTTCCGAGGTGTCGACCCTTCTGGGCCGCATGCCTTCGGCCGTGGGTTACCAGCCGAACCTGGCCGACGAGATGGGTCTCCTCCAGGAGCGCATCACCTCGACCAAGGGCCACTCGATCACGTCGATGCAGGCCGTTTACGTGCCTGCGGATGACTACACCGACCCGGCTCCGGCAGCGACCTTCGCCCACTTGGACGCGACCACGGAACTTTCCCGTGAAATCGCTTCCCGTGGTCTGTACCCCGCCATCGATCCGCTGACCTCCACGTCGCGAATCCTTGACCCGCAGTACGTCGGTCACGACCACTACAACACCGCCGTGCGCGTCAAGCAGATCCTTCAGAAGAACAAGGAACTGCAGGACATCATCGCCATCCTCGGTGTCGACGAACTGTCCGAAGAAGACAAGATCGTTGTCTCGCGTGCACGTCGCATCCAGCAGTTCCTGTCGCAGAACACCTACACTGCAAAGCAGTTCACCGGTGTCGAGGGCTCGACGGTTTCCATCAAGGACACCATCGAAGGCTTCAACGCGATCTGCAACGGCGATGTCGACCACATCGCAGAGCAGGCATTCTTCAACATTGGCGGCATGGACGATGTCGAGCGCCAGTGGGCCAAGATCCAGGAATCGACCAAGTAA
- a CDS encoding F0F1 ATP synthase subunit epsilon produces MAELQVEIVAADHFVWSGAAKLVKGRSSEGEIGILPDHAPMLAVLAAGDLEIVPVSGPRFTVQVDGGFFSVDANRVVIVADNAVMAESAPAGTR; encoded by the coding sequence ATGGCCGAACTCCAAGTCGAAATTGTTGCTGCCGACCACTTCGTGTGGTCCGGCGCGGCAAAACTGGTCAAGGGACGTTCCAGCGAAGGCGAGATCGGGATCCTTCCCGACCACGCGCCGATGTTGGCCGTGCTAGCTGCCGGTGATCTGGAAATCGTCCCGGTTTCCGGTCCCCGGTTCACGGTCCAGGTTGACGGCGGGTTCTTCTCCGTTGATGCCAACCGCGTTGTGATCGTTGCCGATAACGCCGTCATGGCCGAATCTGCCCCGGCGGGAACTCGATAG
- a CDS encoding DUF2550 domain-containing protein — MNELGIPVLIVLAALLLVVMFLGAMGVRRIQLRRTLGTFDASISTAPGKWMMVVARYGAGELEFLKLFSVSPIAVHKFLRSSIELNGWRKPAEEEKHLVQPGSVIVMVTYEGREILIAMDYGTYNGLSAWLEAGPVAGVGTWRQD, encoded by the coding sequence TTGAACGAACTCGGCATTCCTGTACTCATCGTTCTGGCAGCCTTGCTGCTGGTGGTGATGTTCTTGGGCGCCATGGGAGTGCGCCGTATTCAATTACGGCGCACTCTTGGCACATTCGACGCTTCGATCTCCACGGCCCCCGGGAAGTGGATGATGGTTGTCGCTCGTTATGGAGCCGGAGAGCTTGAGTTTCTCAAGCTCTTTTCCGTCTCCCCGATTGCGGTGCACAAGTTTTTGCGAAGTTCCATCGAACTCAATGGATGGCGAAAGCCCGCAGAAGAGGAAAAGCACCTGGTACAGCCTGGTAGCGTCATCGTGATGGTGACCTACGAAGGCCGAGAAATATTGATTGCCATGGACTACGGGACCTATAACGGTCTCTCGGCCTGGCTGGAGGCCGGCCCCGTTGCGGGCGTCGGCACCTGGCGGCAAGACTAA
- a CDS encoding cold-shock protein codes for MAQGTVKWFNAEKGFGFITPDGAEADVFVHYSEIQTNGFRTLEENQRVEFEVGQGAKGPQATGVVGL; via the coding sequence ATGGCTCAGGGAACCGTGAAGTGGTTTAACGCCGAAAAGGGATTTGGCTTTATCACTCCGGATGGCGCCGAGGCTGACGTTTTCGTTCACTACTCGGAGATCCAGACCAATGGCTTCCGTACGCTGGAAGAAAACCAGCGCGTGGAATTCGAAGTTGGCCAGGGTGCCAAGGGTCCTCAGGCAACCGGCGTTGTCGGTCTCTAG
- the nagA gene encoding N-acetylglucosamine-6-phosphate deacetylase, which translates to MTPSASPARYALTGRLLSHGTEITDGIVAVDGNRIAFAGNATEFAFLEEAESFELLTTPEGTIITPGLIDLHCHGAVGGDFPSGDAQAIGKAIDFLHRAGTTTLLASLVTADRDDMLTSARVLAEFAERGDIAGIHAEGPYLSDVRCGAQDPAFLSDPEPAFVDALIEAAAGQLRTMTYAPERQGSDALLEQLVSQGVVPSLGHTDADATAVTSSLELAREELGSAGVDGFTERPTVTHLFNGMPSLHHRSPGPVAACLELAAADKIIVELIADGVHLDPVTVRTVFNLVGADSIALVTDSMAAAGLVDGDYALGPAQVTVANGEARLASNGSLAGGTATMLDVLRSTVAGGVPLSEALTSATKVPAEVLGLVDEAGQLHQGFVADLLLLDENLNLMQVIRNGETIYEVSV; encoded by the coding sequence ATGACTCCATCAGCCTCCCCGGCCCGCTACGCGCTCACCGGACGCCTTCTCTCGCACGGAACCGAAATCACCGACGGCATCGTTGCAGTCGACGGCAACCGCATCGCCTTTGCCGGGAACGCAACGGAGTTTGCCTTCCTCGAGGAGGCCGAGAGCTTTGAACTGCTAACGACCCCGGAGGGAACCATCATCACCCCGGGCCTGATCGACTTGCACTGCCACGGCGCCGTGGGCGGGGACTTCCCGTCCGGAGACGCGCAGGCCATCGGCAAGGCCATCGACTTCCTGCACCGCGCCGGGACCACCACGCTGCTGGCATCCCTTGTCACGGCGGACCGCGACGACATGCTCACCTCCGCCAGGGTGCTCGCCGAGTTCGCAGAGCGCGGAGACATTGCCGGCATCCATGCCGAAGGCCCGTATCTCTCGGACGTCCGCTGCGGCGCGCAGGACCCGGCCTTCCTGTCAGATCCGGAACCCGCTTTCGTCGATGCATTGATCGAGGCTGCGGCCGGGCAACTGCGCACCATGACCTACGCCCCGGAACGCCAGGGCTCGGACGCGTTGCTCGAGCAGCTGGTCTCCCAGGGCGTCGTGCCCTCCCTGGGCCACACCGATGCCGATGCCACCGCGGTCACAAGTTCGCTGGAACTTGCCCGGGAGGAGCTTGGCAGCGCCGGGGTCGACGGATTCACCGAACGCCCCACCGTGACACACCTGTTCAACGGCATGCCGTCGCTGCACCACCGCTCCCCCGGCCCGGTTGCCGCTTGCCTGGAACTTGCCGCGGCAGACAAGATCATCGTCGAGCTCATCGCCGACGGCGTGCACCTCGACCCCGTGACGGTGCGCACCGTGTTCAACCTGGTCGGCGCAGACTCGATCGCGCTCGTCACCGACTCCATGGCCGCAGCCGGCCTGGTCGACGGGGACTATGCACTGGGCCCGGCACAGGTGACCGTTGCCAACGGCGAGGCACGCCTGGCCTCCAACGGCTCGCTGGCCGGAGGCACTGCAACCATGCTCGATGTCCTTCGTTCTACCGTTGCCGGAGGGGTCCCGCTTTCCGAGGCCCTGACCTCCGCCACCAAGGTCCCGGCCGAGGTGCTTGGGCTGGTCGACGAGGCGGGGCAGCTCCACCAGGGATTCGTCGCCGACCTGCTCTTGCTGGATGAGAATCTCAACCTGATGCAGGTCATCCGCAACGGTGAAACAATTTATGAAGTTTCTGTTTAG
- the nucS gene encoding endonuclease NucS, translating to MRLVIAKCSVDYEGRLRAHLPLATRLLMVKADGSVLVHSDGGSYKPLNWMSPPAVMRIVEPDEEQAAEGDVELWHVAHQKSDDRLVVHIKEIIHDTEHNLGTDPGLIKDGVESDLQRLLADQIETVGAGFTLIRREYMTAIGPVDILARDAGGSTVAIELKRVGDIDGVEQLTRYLELLNRDPLLKPVRGVFAAQKIKPQARTLATDRGIDCLVLDYDAMRGVDDSAARLF from the coding sequence GTGCGTTTAGTGATTGCCAAGTGTTCAGTTGATTATGAGGGCCGTTTGCGTGCCCACCTCCCCCTGGCGACCCGCCTGTTGATGGTGAAGGCCGACGGCTCGGTCCTGGTCCATTCGGACGGCGGCAGCTACAAGCCGCTGAACTGGATGAGCCCGCCCGCCGTCATGCGGATCGTGGAACCGGACGAGGAGCAGGCCGCCGAGGGCGACGTCGAGCTCTGGCACGTCGCCCACCAGAAGTCCGATGACCGCTTGGTGGTCCACATCAAGGAAATCATCCACGACACCGAGCACAACCTCGGCACCGACCCGGGCCTGATCAAGGACGGCGTCGAATCCGACCTGCAGCGCCTGCTGGCCGACCAGATCGAGACCGTCGGCGCAGGGTTCACCCTGATCCGCCGCGAATACATGACGGCGATCGGCCCGGTGGACATCCTGGCCCGCGATGCCGGGGGCTCCACCGTCGCCATCGAGCTCAAGCGCGTTGGCGACATCGACGGCGTAGAGCAGCTGACCCGGTACCTGGAACTGCTCAACCGCGACCCGTTGCTCAAGCCGGTGCGGGGGGTATTTGCCGCGCAGAAGATCAAGCCTCAGGCTCGCACGCTGGCCACCGACCGCGGCATCGATTGCCTCGTGCTGGACTACGACGCCATGCGCGGAGTCGATGACAGCGCCGCACGGCTTTTCTAG